A stretch of DNA from Xyrauchen texanus isolate HMW12.3.18 chromosome 31, RBS_HiC_50CHRs, whole genome shotgun sequence:
ctacaacaaaagacataaaacaatcagcgaagaacagctagaccgactcgagggcgaaaaacatgaagaaaacaccaaaaaaacaacagcttgggctgtcaatgtaACGACTGGCTTAAGCCAAAAAATACTGTGGACAAACTAGAGAGAGGCGGGGCAGACTCTTTAAATACCCAGCTGCGGGCTTTCTATGCCACTGTCCGAAACGCATCTGGCGCAGAGTATTCAGTGTCAAGTTTTCTCTCCCTACGAGCTGGACTGAACCGCTATATATCCAAATACAATATCATAGGACAGACAGAATTCAAATCATCCAACGACGTATTCAAGGCCGTCCTGAAAAAGTTTCGCAAGGCTGCACTGTAAGACTTTTCTGTAATttcaacagtaaaatactgtgtAGTCTACAGTAAAGTACCATATGTCTATGATTATTGTAAGTGATAAGTAAGCTAGCAGTCATCCTGATTAGTCAAAAATCATTGACGgaattgaatgcattttaattcgTACAGATTCATATCTCACTCATATTTAGACATGTTTCTACTTTCTCTCCCCTTTCCCTGTGTGTCAACAGCATCTAACTACAccccaaaggctcttttaagagccctaGCACATAGCGACTTTGTCTTTGTAAGTATGTTTTGAATGCCTACCAGATACAATCTTAGTAAAGTTATAAGTCAGATGTTGGCCTGGAGACTCATATAGATTTCATGATTCAgtttgattcacaagctcttgcaGTTTCTGATCTCTTTTTCGATTCATGATACCAATGCATTTACCTAAACCAACCCAATgattatctttttttaatttagtagatTTTTACATCGTTTTCAAGTGCCTCCTCCATTGAGATTATTTTCTTACCATCTTTTACTTCAAGGTAAGTAATATTCCTTAGCTTCACTTCAagctttgtttattatttttattttttatgtagtcATCTAAGACTTTTATGTAGTCTAAGATTTTAAGTAacttcatgtgtttttaatgatGGGTTACCATTTgcacagtaatcaaaataattcaatCAAAAATGATAAGTGAGATTTGTTGTTAGAAAAACAGAAGCACATTCAGACATTACACTAAAATATTTACAGACTTAACAATGAGTGCGGACAAAATAGAACGTTCGAGGCAGTATCTAAGATCCTGGAGAGCAACTAAACGTGTTCTTCAAAAGATATCTACACAAAATAACAACACTGAATTGGACAGTCTGGAAGAGTCCGAAACAGTCACAGAAGGTCAATGGGATGCAGGTGATACCTTAGGTTCCACGGAGAACACAATGAACCTTTCATCTCCAATGTCCTCTGAAGCATCCTGGCCTTCAGAAGAAACTGACTGGGAGGATGACTTAGAGGAAGTCATGGACATTGCAGAAAAAAAAGATGGTACATCTGACCAGGAAGACATCATGGCAAGCTTATCCCTGGCAACAGAACTGGCATCCTGGGCTTCTCAGTTCGAAGTAAAGAACAATGCTGTTGACCATCTGTTGAAAATTCTTCAGAAACATGGCCACACTAATCTTCCATCCTCTGCTCGTACTCTGCTCAAAACAcctaggaaaataaccacaatgcagaAATGTGGCATGGAGTATTTGCATTACCCACTGCATCAACAGTTGCTGGACAAACTGGATAAGTACCCTGTTGAAGAGATCCTGGACCATGACACAATTAATCTGTCATTCAACATTGATGGCCTGCCATTGTTCAAGAGCTCAAGTAAAGTTATGTGGCCTGTGCTCTGTGCTGTCCATCTCAAGCCCATCATCGTTTTTCCAGCAACGTTAACATGTGGAAACAAGAAACCCACCGATCTGACTTTCCTAGATGATGTTATTGCAGACCTCAATGATCTGATGTCTCATGGCCTTCAGTATAAGGAGAGAAATTTCACTATTAATGTTCTCTGCATTGTGTGTGATGCTCCAGCAAAAGCCTTTACACGAGGCACAAAGCTGTGCTCTGGGTACTATGGATGTGATAAATGTGACCAGAAAGGTGAATGGTTTAATAAAGTAACATTTCCAGCCACAGAAAACCTCACCTTGCGCACAGATGATTCATTTAGGAGCCAAGTTCAGCCTGAGCATCACAATGCCAATACTCCACTCATCCAGCTGCCCATTGATATGGTCAAAAGCTTCCCAATCGACTACATGCATCAGGCATGCTTGGGGGTGATGAAGAGGCTTCTTGTCAGTTGGACCCGTGGAGAAAGAAGAGTCAGGCTCTCCACCACCCAAAAACAAGTAGTCAGCTCTAGGTTGCTTCAGCTTAGGAGTCAAATTCCTTCCATTTTTGCTCGCACCCCTCGAGGCCTGGATGAGCTGGAGAGATGGAAGGCAACAGAATTCCGTCAATTCTTGCTGTATACAGGCAAGCTTGTGTTGAAAGGAATTCTTGGGCATGACATGTACCTACATTTCTTGGCATTCGGTGTGGCAATGTGCATTTTAGTTTCCCCAACACTGGTCAAAAAGCACTCAGAATATGCTAGATGCTTGCTCAGCTACTTTGTCAGCAGAGGACGAGAGCTCTATGGAAATGAGTTCATAGTGTACAACATCCACTCAATGCTCCACATCACTGATGATGCTATACAATTTCATGGTCTGGACAACTGCAGTGCATTTAAATTCGAAACATACCTGCATACAATCAAGAAGATGGTACGAAGTGGAACACACCCTCTTAGCCAGATTGCCAACAGGATTGAGGAAAGACGTGCAtccacaattaaaaacaacaaagacagacaaacaaagaAGAGCAAGGATAGAGCATTCATCCTAGACGATGACAATGGCTGCGAGATCACCAACGATGAGGAGAAAGATGGACATGTTCTTTGCAGAATTTATCATAGTCCTGCACCATTGTTCATTGAGCCCTGCTCCTCATTCCTTCTGGGGGTGTACAACTTCAGTAAAAAACAAGCGACAATGAGGTGGATCTCCAAAAACTAATTGAAAAGAGAGCAATCAAGATCGAAAATGGAGACACAGTGACATTCATGGCCATCTTACACCAGCAGTGAATCTTTTATAACAATGTAGGAGAACTTTAATGTGCATATTCTTTGAGATGTGATAAGCAAAATGTTTTGGCAAATTACTGACCTTCCTCATCCCTTCCTTAGTATGTATGTCATCGTTGAATTCACGGAGGAGTCGACGGTTGGCATTGTAGCCCAGTGCTGGACACACAGGGAAAATGGGGTACAAGAACATTTTTCATAACCTTCCACATCAACAATATAATCTtgatcaaaaatataaaaattaagaaatgtatataaatattttaacaatgtctctGACTTCACTGGACGCATGCTAGCAACAATACAGCTACTGGCCACCTACAAACCCCACTAAAAGGGCAAAAAAAGAAGACATTCCTGATGAAAAAAATTGGATTTCCAAGAAAATCCGCGTATTGGCAAATACTGGTAATGATTAATTTATTTGAGGATACTTTAATTATCTGATTGTacattatgattatattttaattgttttaccatTGGCTTTATATTTTCAGACAATTTTGCAAAGGCCCTCAAGTGGTGCAAAGCAGCAGAATATCATTCTGCTGTGGAGAGTGATGTTGACACCTACAGGAAAAGGCCACAAAAAAAACCTGCCCGTTATGATGACAGCAGCGATGGTATGCATTACTTTCAGTCTTTGAGTATTGTGTAGTCCATTAAGATCTTCTGATAGTGAAACAGAAAAAATCAGATCATTATCAACTTTCAAAGAATACATTGCTAACTGCACATTAATAATGTGTGATCTATTTAGATGAGACACCACTGAGGGCGACCCCAAGAAAAAGAAAGCATCAAGGTACCATTGTAAATACCATTCAACAAATGGCAATTTAAATTCAGGTTAAAGTAAATTAACATTTTGCATGCTATTTAGATGGACCATTTCCTAAAAAAAACCTAAAGAAAAGGCCAGACAAAGGTATAAGTATATTTGTATGCTCTTTTtaaacaactaaataaattatttaaatttaatgtttaaaatgaaaatttccCCCCTGaaacatatttgttattttacatttcattgaTACAGCAACAGAGGCTACACTTCCCATCCCACCCCAACATAAACCAAGTACATTAGTACAAACAAATCAAACAGTATAGTACCatgagtatataaaatatattttctgcaattacatgtacttcttttttgtctttgtatTCTCAAAATAGAAAAAGTCAAAGAGTCTTCCCAGAATGACCATTCAGATCCCAGTACATCACATGATTTATCTAAAGATAgaattgaataaattatttaacactatggggtgaattcactaagaattaattgcACCCACTGACATTTTTGTGTACACTGTCTGTGCTGGTTTATAGCCAAATTGACAAAAGAACCATGCAAATCGGGCAATGGAAATTATTATTGGATAAATTACTACTGCCATTATCTATACAGAAACTTCCTTTTAATAATTTTCacgataaatgtattattttaaattatttaagaatAATTTGTCAGATATATAAATGTTGTACTTGTTGTACAGAAAAGAATGACAACTCAGATACTCAGATTGCAATTGGATTCGTCTCAATATGATGTTTTTCAAGGTTCAAGTTGACAACTGTGTTTTTATCATGCTTGCAGATCTTGATGAATCACCCATATTTCATTCTGTGTCTGTGGCAGAATATATTACTGAaggtaaaatttaatttgtattcaacATCTGTAAACTTTATTTGAATTGATTTTAGATTGAATTGAAAGTAACTGATGTTAGAAGTTAGATGAGGCAATGATAATAACATTGCGTATGCAACAAAATAACATTGGTAAAtaggtcatatcatgaggaatcaaattgtccATACAAGATACCTTTTCCCACACAGAATAATTCAAAGTGAGTGCTTGTTGTATAACATTACATAACTTTTTTAGAGGAGAGACAAACATCTGCAAGGGCTGACCACACGAAGACCCAACGACCCAATGACCCAACGAAGAGTGAGCTTAAAGGTACATTTTATAGGCCTAAGAAACAAATGCATCGaatgtaaattataaaaagaaaaagagtacATATTGATACTGAGTTCTTCCTTTAGATAGCGTTTTAAGTGAATTACGGTGTAAAGTTCATTTTTCGTCCAATTAGACAGGTTTATGATATTTGTTTTGTagttaatatattacaatattatgctCCTTTTTGGTTCACCAAGTGTGTAACTGGTGCTCTCTAATTGCAGAAACACTGGAGGTTCTGCTACGAAAAGTAGACAGCCTGGCAGCCACCCAGAGAGAAATACTCATCCTACTGAGGAAACGCCAGGGTCATCAGAGAGCGGAAGACATCCTGGAGCTCAATATTGCTCAAAACAAAGAGGAGCTTGAGGCCCTTGACCACCGTCTTAAAGACTTGGATTTCAGAAAGAGAGTGGTGAGTATTTTGGAATTATTATATTCCGGGGCACATAAAATTaccttgatattttttttaaaactgtgtattatatatttatttaaatatgatttaacaaTTACAAAACACATTCATGGTTatgtcattattgtttttttagcacTCATTTAAAAGCAATGGAAAGTAGCATTACTATTATTTCAATTCTTTTTATtagtcatatttatttaataaattaatgaattccTCATTcctaataaataaaatctataaatcgGTGATACAATTCTATAGTATTCTGTAGCAAATACGCACAATTtctttattaatatatacaattatgtAAGTTTCTACTTTTACATATTCAACAACTAAATTGTGACAATGAGAAATGAAAAATGAGTTTGTTGACTGTACTAACCTGCATGCCAAACCATGATGTTTCACAGATTCACCATCTCAGCCTTATTGGTGGGGCAAATCCAGGGGATTGTGTGAGGAGATTGATGCGGGCAGTAGCAACAAACATCGTGTGGAGCCACTTCAGTTTGAAGGGGAAAAGGGAGAAATTGCCTCTGATTGACACAACTCTGTGTAAAGTCATCAAACGTGAGTCTGAAAACATTGTAAAGAATGAACATTTCTTTTTATGTCATTCAAAACTGTATTTCTTTCTTGCATATAACAAGGGATGCTTTGAAGAATGTTAAGCCACTTAAAAGTATAAAATCACTGTGCacttttttgtgttaaaaatatGAGCATCATATAGCTTTAGtgttccagaaaaaaaaaaattgttttaaggaCATGGAGTCAAGTAAATAATAATCAGGGCTTCACAATAATTACTGCCCGATGGCCCGACCCTCGGGACAGTTGACGGAACTGCTCTAGgggtatatatctatatatatatatatttatataagtaaGCAATAAGTACGAGAGGTTGTGCTGTATCGTGAATAATCACGCCTGAAGGGTGTTGTTTGGCGACGCGAAGCGGAGTAACCCCTTCAGCCATAACTTATTCACGATACAGCACTTGCCtcgagtgccttattgcttttataaaacggttgccacacaatacaaatattaaaccCGAAAAATATGTATCTATGCAACTTTCATGAAGTAAAATCAAAAGCCTTACCTTCTGTAGGAAAAAATAGTGAGAGATCGAGAAAGCGAGTGTAgctgcatttacagtatatagcatTTTCCTTCAGGTCAGTCCTGGtccataataaaaaaatctgttttttcctGTCCGCTGCTATATCTTGTCCACCATTAAGGGGTTTTGCCCACTTGTGATCACAAGTTTGAGTCCTTTCAATATAAAAGGTGTCTTTACTGAATGAATCAGCTTTTTTGAACGAATCAAAAATTTGTAATCATTAAGTCTGATAATAACTTTTGTAAGTGAAATACCTTTACCAAACTTAAAATGATAACACATCATAAATAAATGGTAGGCTACTTACATAATATTCGTGATTTCTGTTTTGTTCCAGATGCTGTTATGAAATGCAAGTCTGATCTGGGAGAGAAGGACGTAGAGTGCTACATTGCAGAGACACTGAAACATGTGCCAGCCCAACTGAAAAAACATGTTCAGGTATTGATGTTGAATATAGGAAAATAGGGGGAACAAAgtcaaaatatttcatattaatcAGACAATGGtttgatttgattgaaaaaatggagggaaaaacctgcaaaaatatttaaacacgcaaataaatatataaataaatacacaaaattctacataattaaatgcgaaaaaagaagaaaaaaaaactaatgttGGGGAAAATGTAAAACGGAAAGTTTTCTTGAatttacaacacaaataaatcaacATGCACGCACAAAAGTTACACAAGTTTCATAGTACTTGCATTTCCATATCAAAGAAATAATCAACTCACTCTACTGATGAACACAATCTGAATCTGGTTCATATTCAGCCTATATTCTCCCTAAACCTTGTTAAACCCATCGCACGGGTCAGGTGATGCAATACACACACTGCTAACCGCGACTTTTTGAAACTGT
This window harbors:
- the LOC127625307 gene encoding uncharacterized protein LOC127625307 isoform X1, whose product is MHTNADVMHGGKASNYTPKALLRALAHSDFVFIFTSFSSASSIEIIFLPSFTSSMYVIVEFTEESTVGIVAQCWTHRENGQQYSYWPPTNPTKRAKKEDIPDEKNWISKKIRVLANTDNFAKALKWCKAAEYHSAVESDVDTYRKRPQKKPARYDDSSDDETPLRATPRKRKHQDGPFPKKNLKKRPDKATEATLPIPPQHKPNLDESPIFHSVSVAEYITEEERQTSARADHTKTQRPNDPTKSELKETLEVLLRKVDSLAATQREILILLRKRQGHQRAEDILELNIAQNKEELEALDHRLKDLDFRKRVIHHLSLIGGANPGDCVRRLMRAVATNIVWSHFSLKGKREKLPLIDTTLCKVIKHAVMKCKSDLGEKDVECYIAETLKHVPAQLKKHVQDRLPVGPAELE
- the LOC127625307 gene encoding uncharacterized protein LOC127625307 isoform X2 gives rise to the protein MHTNADVMHGGKASNYTPKALLRALAHSDFVFIFTSFSSASSIEIIFLPSFTSSMYVIVEFTEESTVGIVAQCWTHRENGQQYSYWPPTNPTKRAKKEDIPDEKNWISKKIRVLANTDNFAKALKWCKAAEYHSAVESDVDTYRKRPQKKPARYDDSSDDETPLRATPRKRKHQDGPFPKKNLKKRPDKDLDESPIFHSVSVAEYITEEERQTSARADHTKTQRPNDPTKSELKETLEVLLRKVDSLAATQREILILLRKRQGHQRAEDILELNIAQNKEELEALDHRLKDLDFRKRVIHHLSLIGGANPGDCVRRLMRAVATNIVWSHFSLKGKREKLPLIDTTLCKVIKHAVMKCKSDLGEKDVECYIAETLKHVPAQLKKHVQDRLPVGPAELE
- the LOC127625307 gene encoding uncharacterized protein LOC127625307 isoform X3, yielding MYVIVEFTEESTVGIVAQCWTHRENGQQYSYWPPTNPTKRAKKEDIPDEKNWISKKIRVLANTDNFAKALKWCKAAEYHSAVESDVDTYRKRPQKKPARYDDSSDDETPLRATPRKRKHQDGPFPKKNLKKRPDKATEATLPIPPQHKPNLDESPIFHSVSVAEYITEEERQTSARADHTKTQRPNDPTKSELKETLEVLLRKVDSLAATQREILILLRKRQGHQRAEDILELNIAQNKEELEALDHRLKDLDFRKRVIHHLSLIGGANPGDCVRRLMRAVATNIVWSHFSLKGKREKLPLIDTTLCKVIKHAVMKCKSDLGEKDVECYIAETLKHVPAQLKKHVQDRLPVGPAELE